One Litorilinea aerophila genomic window carries:
- a CDS encoding NUDIX hydrolase, translating into MNVSEQGVPGPGQRRHQVIPRTLIFLTSVNPTTGGREVLLLKGAPTKRLWANRYNGLGGHVEADEDIHSAARRELREEAGIQVDRLTLRGIVHIQTSTDEQAPRPGVLVFVFHGVSPSREVQTTDEGTPEWIPVNALGSYPLVDDLYELIPRALRPGPIFFGHYRPLADGTMAYAFTEGGDDPG; encoded by the coding sequence ATGAACGTGTCGGAACAGGGTGTTCCGGGCCCGGGGCAGCGCCGCCACCAGGTCATCCCCCGCACCCTCATCTTCCTGACCAGCGTCAACCCGACCACCGGTGGCCGAGAGGTGCTCCTGCTCAAAGGGGCGCCCACCAAACGCCTGTGGGCCAACCGCTACAACGGCCTGGGCGGCCACGTGGAGGCGGACGAGGATATCCACAGCGCGGCCCGACGAGAGCTGCGGGAAGAGGCAGGAATCCAGGTGGACAGGCTGACCCTGCGGGGCATCGTCCACATCCAGACCAGCACGGACGAGCAGGCGCCCCGGCCCGGCGTGCTGGTCTTTGTCTTTCATGGCGTCAGCCCCAGCCGGGAGGTGCAGACCACGGACGAAGGCACGCCTGAATGGATTCCCGTGAATGCGCTGGGAAGCTATCCCCTGGTGGACGACCTGTACGAGCTCATCCCCCGCGCCCTGCGCCCGGGCCCCATCTTCTTCGGCCACTACCGCCCCCTGGCCGACGGCACCATGGCCTATGCATTCACCGAAGGCGGAGACGATCCGGGGTGA
- a CDS encoding MogA/MoaB family molybdenum cofactor biosynthesis protein: MGVNVHRQQAESQGSVPIAIVTVSDTRTPETDVSGRLIRELAEAAGHVVVDYRIVRDEPDQVEQALDDFAAGLARVIIFNGGTGISRRDRTFDVLSRRLEKTLPGFGELFRMLSYQEVGAAAMLSRATAGVYRDRIVVSTPGSPNAVRLAMEKLLLPEIQHLAWELVRT, encoded by the coding sequence ATGGGCGTCAACGTACACCGCCAGCAGGCGGAAAGCCAGGGGAGTGTCCCCATTGCCATCGTCACCGTCAGCGACACCCGGACCCCGGAAACCGACGTCAGCGGTCGCCTGATCCGGGAATTGGCCGAGGCGGCCGGCCACGTGGTGGTGGACTACCGCATCGTTCGAGACGAGCCCGACCAGGTGGAGCAGGCGCTGGACGACTTCGCCGCCGGCCTGGCCCGGGTGATCATCTTCAACGGCGGCACCGGCATCAGCCGCCGTGACCGTACCTTCGACGTCCTCAGCCGCCGGCTGGAGAAGACCTTGCCCGGCTTCGGTGAGCTCTTCCGCATGTTGAGCTACCAGGAGGTCGGCGCCGCGGCCATGCTGAGCCGGGCCACGGCGGGCGTCTACCGGGACCGCATCGTGGTCAGCACGCCCGGCTCACCCAACGCCGTGCGCCTGGCCATGGAAAAGCTACTCCTGCCAGAAATTCAGCACCTGGCCTGGGAGCTGGTGCGCACGTAG
- a CDS encoding S8 family serine peptidase, which yields MSTSGLVPVNPVSWTALLGAALFSCLLTLGLWSLPALAQEAAPGQAVAPAATCQLPDFAPGEILVGMASRVEGAALQSDAGSLPVLEILSLSTGEGTAALADTAAHAYRLQVPVGQEWAVIQQLQRQPDVYFATPNWLVFAADSRQSQPEVPYPVDDPLYAGEQWYLQRLNASRAWQAIFSETHASLTSVQVAVIDTGVDYSHPDLVGRLLAGRNYISPTLSAADLDGHGTHVAGLIAATTHNGKGIAGLAPNALIDPRKVLQTDACGRLSGTIANVAQAIRDATDAGARVINLSLDTETDHPVLRSAVQYAWGKGVLLVAAAGNQGTAVRYPAAYPEVMAVAATDYFDRREYYSNTGLAVEIAAPGGDTNSAIRSTWSSQVVAASKCALGYMVVDGGAYCRASGTSMATGLVSGVAALAWGLRPGLTAADVRAILNESAWPLDGTAEQVGSGRLDAHAAVRRTLLPDLLADTSQLRHLAPSDAAPISVTLHIENPSAISIPWEASVSADPHWLAIARPGGVPTTTGTLTGTVQYGQPLPLTVVLSPTGLSPGIYVGTLRLRGTRPDGARVSRTVEARLTVYAAGTGSQVYLPLVAGGQDAAAGVSFRWETPLPGTRTVYGLTDNSSVGISLPFSLTLRSRTYQTARLYSNGVVSLGEELPGVGLPNGCLINRTAPPHAIYGWWADLDPGAGGTVSTFSAAADKFVIEYERVPAAVGSVPPGASAYLVTFQVVLHRNGAVGLNYREAPGWLAGNWPRVTVGVTTLDGRFRGQVACVDEFYRLGTVPGPRQSYLIQPEELY from the coding sequence TTGTCCACATCCGGCCTAGTACCCGTCAACCCCGTCTCCTGGACGGCCCTGCTGGGGGCTGCTCTCTTCTCTTGTCTTCTGACCCTGGGGCTATGGAGTCTCCCGGCCCTGGCCCAGGAGGCTGCACCCGGCCAGGCAGTGGCCCCGGCAGCCACCTGCCAGCTTCCAGACTTTGCCCCGGGCGAGATTCTGGTGGGCATGGCGTCCCGCGTGGAAGGGGCGGCCCTGCAGTCGGACGCTGGCTCCCTGCCGGTGCTGGAGATCCTGTCGCTGAGCACGGGAGAGGGCACGGCCGCCCTTGCGGACACGGCCGCCCATGCCTACCGGCTGCAGGTGCCCGTGGGCCAGGAATGGGCCGTGATTCAACAGCTCCAGCGCCAGCCGGATGTCTACTTTGCCACGCCCAACTGGCTGGTCTTCGCTGCGGACAGCCGCCAGAGCCAGCCTGAAGTGCCGTATCCGGTGGACGATCCCCTGTACGCCGGTGAGCAGTGGTACCTCCAGCGCCTGAACGCCAGCCGGGCCTGGCAGGCCATCTTCAGCGAGACCCACGCCAGCCTGACGTCGGTGCAGGTGGCGGTGATCGATACCGGCGTGGATTACAGCCATCCGGACCTGGTGGGGCGGCTGTTGGCAGGCCGCAACTACATCTCGCCCACCCTCTCCGCCGCGGACCTGGATGGCCACGGCACCCACGTGGCCGGCCTCATCGCCGCCACCACCCACAACGGCAAGGGGATCGCCGGCCTGGCGCCCAACGCCCTCATCGACCCGCGCAAGGTGCTCCAGACGGACGCCTGCGGCCGCCTGAGCGGGACCATCGCCAACGTGGCCCAGGCCATCCGGGATGCCACAGACGCCGGCGCCCGGGTCATCAATCTCAGCCTGGACACCGAGACAGATCACCCCGTCCTGCGGAGCGCGGTCCAATACGCCTGGGGAAAGGGGGTGCTCCTGGTGGCAGCCGCGGGCAACCAGGGCACAGCCGTCCGCTATCCGGCTGCCTATCCGGAGGTGATGGCTGTGGCTGCCACGGACTATTTCGATCGGCGGGAGTACTACAGCAACACGGGCCTGGCAGTGGAGATCGCGGCACCAGGCGGTGATACCAACAGCGCCATCCGCAGTACCTGGTCCTCCCAGGTGGTGGCCGCCAGCAAGTGTGCCCTGGGCTACATGGTGGTGGATGGCGGCGCCTACTGTCGAGCCTCGGGCACCAGCATGGCCACCGGCCTGGTCAGCGGTGTGGCGGCGTTGGCGTGGGGGCTGCGACCTGGCTTGACAGCAGCCGATGTGCGGGCCATCTTGAACGAGAGCGCCTGGCCCCTGGATGGGACCGCGGAACAGGTGGGGAGCGGCCGGCTGGACGCCCACGCCGCCGTCCGTCGCACCCTCTTGCCGGACCTGCTGGCCGACACTTCCCAGCTCCGCCACCTGGCCCCGTCCGATGCCGCACCCATCTCGGTGACCCTGCACATCGAGAACCCTAGCGCCATCTCCATCCCGTGGGAGGCCAGCGTTTCAGCCGACCCCCACTGGCTGGCCATTGCCAGGCCCGGCGGCGTTCCCACCACGACCGGCACCCTCACCGGCACCGTCCAGTATGGCCAGCCCTTGCCGCTGACCGTGGTGCTCTCCCCCACCGGGCTGTCGCCGGGCATCTACGTGGGCACCCTGCGGCTGCGGGGCACCCGCCCCGATGGGGCGCGCGTCAGCCGGACGGTGGAGGCCCGGCTGACGGTCTATGCCGCGGGGACGGGCAGTCAGGTTTACCTGCCCCTGGTGGCCGGGGGACAGGACGCCGCCGCGGGGGTGAGCTTCCGGTGGGAAACGCCCCTGCCGGGCACCCGGACGGTCTACGGCCTGACGGACAACAGCAGCGTGGGGATTTCCCTGCCCTTCTCTCTGACCCTGCGAAGCCGGACCTACCAGACGGCCCGGCTTTATTCCAATGGGGTAGTCTCTCTGGGAGAGGAGTTGCCGGGCGTGGGCCTGCCCAACGGCTGCCTGATCAACCGGACCGCGCCGCCCCACGCCATCTACGGCTGGTGGGCCGACCTGGATCCCGGCGCCGGCGGTACCGTCTCCACCTTCTCCGCCGCAGCCGACAAGTTTGTGATCGAGTATGAACGGGTGCCTGCGGCCGTGGGCTCTGTTCCGCCGGGGGCATCGGCCTATCTGGTGACCTTCCAGGTGGTGCTGCACCGCAATGGCGCCGTCGGTCTCAACTATCGGGAAGCGCCGGGATGGCTGGCCGGGAACTGGCCCCGGGTCACCGTCGGCGTGACCACCCTGGATGGCCGCTTTCGCGGCCAGGTGGCGTGTGTGGATGAGTTCTATCGCCTGGGCACCGTGCCCGGGCCTCGGCAATCCTACTTGATTCAACCAGAGGAGCTGTACTGA
- a CDS encoding HD domain-containing protein: MSSVYLTEEEARALYVQGDAAHDFDHVLRVTRLAEQIARAEGADVTVVRLAALLHDVPVVDDGPADARLAHHLRAARFAGDFLAARGLGTGQVRQVVHAIEAHRFRDQTRQPETLEAQCLYDADKLDSIGAIGVGRAFAFAGAHGARLWTEPWTQAPDFPRRPQGADYTPVHEFVYKLRAVLDTLHTETARRMGARRHAFMVAFFDQLDAEMAETGWPVAADGNGS; the protein is encoded by the coding sequence ATGTCATCCGTCTACCTGACCGAGGAAGAAGCCCGTGCCCTGTACGTGCAGGGGGACGCCGCCCACGATTTCGACCATGTGCTCCGGGTGACCCGCCTGGCCGAACAGATCGCCCGGGCCGAGGGTGCCGATGTGACCGTCGTCCGCCTGGCGGCCCTGCTCCATGACGTGCCCGTGGTCGACGACGGGCCGGCGGACGCTCGCCTGGCCCATCACCTTCGGGCTGCCCGCTTTGCCGGCGACTTTCTGGCAGCCCGGGGATTGGGAACCGGGCAGGTGCGTCAGGTCGTTCATGCCATCGAGGCCCACCGTTTTCGGGATCAAACCCGACAGCCCGAAACGCTGGAGGCCCAATGTCTCTACGATGCCGACAAGCTGGACAGCATCGGCGCCATCGGCGTGGGGCGGGCATTCGCCTTCGCAGGCGCCCATGGGGCCCGGCTGTGGACGGAACCCTGGACCCAGGCGCCCGACTTCCCGCGCAGGCCCCAGGGCGCCGACTACACGCCGGTGCACGAGTTCGTCTACAAGCTGCGGGCTGTGTTGGATACCCTGCATACCGAAACGGCGCGTCGCATGGGCGCCCGGCGCCATGCCTTCATGGTGGCCTTCTTCGACCAACTGGATGCAGAGATGGCCGAGACCGGGTGGCCTGTCGCCGCGGACGGCAACGGCTCCTAG
- a CDS encoding lysylphosphatidylglycerol synthase transmembrane domain-containing protein, with translation MRSYREHLFSLLKLAVGLGLLYLLFARLEDPGLLWERMVQANKWLLLAGASCYAGAVAISALKWGVLLRAAEIRVPVPRLLHYQWVAEFFNNFLPAQVGGDVMRGYALAHDTRRTADAAASVLIDRFLGLIVFMAAAALASSAMLLWGKPDGTPLTAQGLLFLRFAAVGSLGFTLLLLAAVAALLSRRLKRLAERLLSRLPLATYTMPVWQKLAQAFNVYRHHPRALALTGLGSAAIVVLTSINIWLIARAIHPGQVSLLEVLAINPIIVFALLAVPLSPGGLGVRQLSFAGLFQLIGQGYGLGVAVGLLQQFIGYLVSLPGGYLWLRGNSARKATAEELVQARPSPGDV, from the coding sequence GTGAGATCATACCGGGAACACCTGTTCAGCCTGTTGAAGCTGGCTGTTGGACTGGGCCTGCTCTACCTGCTGTTTGCCCGGCTGGAAGATCCCGGCCTGCTGTGGGAGCGCATGGTGCAGGCGAATAAGTGGCTGCTGCTGGCCGGCGCCAGTTGTTACGCCGGCGCGGTGGCCATCAGCGCGCTGAAGTGGGGTGTGCTGCTCCGGGCTGCCGAGATCCGGGTGCCTGTGCCCCGCCTTCTGCACTACCAGTGGGTGGCCGAGTTCTTCAACAATTTCCTGCCCGCGCAGGTGGGCGGCGACGTGATGCGGGGGTACGCCCTGGCCCACGACACCCGGCGCACCGCGGATGCCGCGGCCAGCGTCCTCATCGACCGTTTCCTGGGCCTGATCGTCTTCATGGCCGCGGCGGCCCTGGCTTCATCCGCCATGTTGCTGTGGGGAAAGCCCGACGGCACCCCGTTGACCGCCCAGGGGCTCCTCTTTCTGCGCTTTGCCGCCGTGGGGAGCCTGGGCTTCACCCTGCTTCTGCTGGCGGCGGTGGCTGCCCTGCTCAGCCGTCGGCTGAAGCGCCTGGCAGAACGGCTGCTGTCACGCCTGCCCCTGGCCACCTACACCATGCCCGTGTGGCAGAAGCTGGCCCAAGCCTTCAACGTCTACCGCCACCATCCCCGGGCCCTGGCCCTGACCGGCCTGGGTAGCGCGGCCATCGTGGTGCTTACCAGCATCAACATCTGGCTCATCGCCCGGGCCATCCACCCCGGGCAGGTCAGCCTGCTGGAAGTGCTGGCCATCAACCCCATCATCGTCTTTGCCCTGTTGGCCGTCCCCCTCTCGCCCGGCGGGCTGGGGGTGCGGCAGCTCTCCTTTGCCGGCCTCTTTCAACTCATCGGCCAGGGCTATGGGTTGGGCGTGGCTGTGGGCCTGCTCCAGCAGTTCATCGGCTACCTGGTCAGCCTGCCCGGCGGCTACCTGTGGCTGCGGGGGAACAGCGCCAGAAAGGCCACCGCCGAGGAGCTGGTCCAGGCCCGACCTTCGCCGGGCGATGTCTGA
- a CDS encoding glycosyltransferase, translated as MSMPAQEKLVCSVGVTAYNEEENIGNLLTALLDQHLHRVEIAEIIVVASACTDRTVPIVREFMARDPRIKLIEQERREGKTSAVNLFLAAASSDICVLESGDTIPDEYAVEHLVRMFEDPNVGMVGAQKVAVNTPDHIVGLLSHLRLRLEHELCLEIPRLGEMIAFRKVFDRIPPDVAMDEAFVEALVVRHGMLVKYAPDAVVYNTGPTTISDFVRQRRRNHAGHLYLKHKYGYAVSSIQNRRVLRVALKEVWGVIQLLWLLFLLAVLEGWSRLLGWYDFAIRRERHVVWDMAWTQKQNVKSAREHMPKGVMVEPPKKAVPAVSPGRLKQ; from the coding sequence ATGTCTATGCCTGCCCAGGAGAAGCTCGTCTGTAGCGTCGGTGTCACGGCCTACAACGAGGAGGAGAACATCGGCAACCTGCTGACCGCCCTGCTGGATCAGCACCTCCACCGGGTGGAGATTGCGGAGATCATCGTGGTGGCCAGCGCCTGCACCGACCGCACGGTGCCCATCGTCCGGGAGTTCATGGCGCGCGACCCCCGCATCAAGCTCATCGAGCAGGAGCGGCGGGAGGGCAAGACCAGCGCCGTGAACCTCTTCCTGGCCGCCGCCTCCAGCGACATCTGCGTCCTGGAAAGTGGCGACACCATTCCCGACGAGTACGCGGTGGAGCACCTGGTGCGGATGTTCGAGGATCCCAACGTGGGCATGGTGGGCGCCCAGAAGGTGGCGGTGAACACGCCGGATCACATCGTGGGCCTGCTCAGCCATCTGCGCCTGCGTCTGGAGCATGAGCTCTGCCTGGAGATTCCCCGCCTGGGCGAGATGATCGCCTTCCGCAAGGTCTTCGACCGCATCCCGCCCGACGTGGCCATGGATGAAGCCTTCGTGGAGGCGCTGGTGGTCCGCCACGGCATGCTGGTCAAATATGCCCCCGATGCGGTGGTCTACAACACCGGGCCCACCACCATCAGCGACTTTGTGCGCCAGCGCCGGCGGAACCACGCGGGCCACCTCTATTTGAAGCACAAATATGGCTATGCGGTCAGCAGCATCCAGAATCGCCGGGTGTTGCGGGTGGCCCTCAAGGAAGTGTGGGGCGTCATCCAGCTGCTCTGGCTGCTCTTCCTGCTGGCCGTGTTGGAGGGGTGGAGCCGGCTCCTGGGCTGGTACGACTTTGCCATCCGTCGGGAGCGGCACGTGGTCTGGGACATGGCCTGGACCCAGAAGCAGAACGTGAAGTCTGCCCGCGAGCACATGCCCAAGGGGGTCATGGTGGAGCCGCCCAAGAAGGCTGTGCCAGCGGTTTCCCCAGGCCGGTTGAAACAGTGA
- a CDS encoding endonuclease MutS2 — MNPRTLRVLEYDKIQERLAQHCAFSGGVELVQAMLPSDDLDTVREWLAQTAEAHRLLEQKADVSFGGVRDIRPFLDKAERHAMLFAQDLVEIRSTLQRARSLRNMLLHLEQSFPRLADLAYNIEPCDHVIAEIGRCINDRGEVMDQASEALARIRQELRVAQERLLSTLDRLVHSPDIRPYLQDALVTQRQGRYVIPVRAEYKGQVEGIVHDQSSSGATLFIEPLKVVQQNNAVRELELQEEKEIRRILTELTELIADEAIYLRRNFQILAELDFIFARARYAFALEATVPEMVPWRPVAEAGDDGQVEFQHPGSVIDLRRARHPLLDPERVVPIDVYLDDETYIIVITGPNTGGKTVTLKTVGLLALMAQSGLMLPVEPGSKLSVFEGIYADIGDEQSIEQNLSTFSSHMTHIIEILEEADPRSLVLLDEVGAGTDPDEGSALAMALLDNLRDRGITTFATTHYSDLKLYAHNTPGVRNASVEFDVETLSPTYELSIGLPGRSNALTIARRLGLNPVIVDRAETMVRPDALQAEALLDDIKRARQEALQASERARERERQIQALEADLRYQLAQIEEARRSVIAETRAQMQAELEEVRQEVEQIRRRLAQGGSLGGAHQEFLARAQQTLSTRQRSHGEVDPQVIVPGNAEERLAGPIEVGDRVWVPSLQASGEVLSVNPRADEAEVQLGNFRLKLPMKRLELRQKAVRESAPAPKVRVQAGAVHESPGMEFDMRGERVEEGLEKLDRYLDSAYLARLPWVRIIHGKGTGALRDAVRAMLREHPVVGEFRAGDLGEGGDGVTVVKLIDEGS, encoded by the coding sequence ATGAATCCGCGAACCCTTCGCGTGTTGGAATACGATAAAATCCAGGAACGGCTGGCCCAACACTGCGCCTTCAGCGGCGGTGTGGAGCTGGTCCAGGCCATGTTGCCCAGCGACGACCTGGACACCGTGCGGGAGTGGCTGGCCCAGACGGCCGAGGCCCATCGGCTGCTGGAACAGAAGGCCGACGTCAGCTTCGGCGGCGTGCGGGACATTCGCCCTTTCCTGGACAAGGCGGAGCGCCACGCCATGCTCTTCGCCCAGGATTTGGTGGAGATCCGGAGCACCCTCCAGCGGGCCCGGAGCCTGCGCAACATGCTCCTCCACCTGGAGCAGAGCTTCCCCCGGCTGGCCGACCTGGCCTACAACATCGAGCCCTGCGACCACGTGATCGCCGAGATCGGGCGCTGCATCAACGACCGGGGCGAAGTGATGGACCAGGCCAGCGAAGCGCTGGCCCGCATTCGCCAGGAGCTGCGGGTCGCCCAGGAGCGGCTCCTCAGCACCCTGGATCGGCTGGTCCACAGCCCGGATATCCGCCCCTATCTCCAGGACGCGCTGGTGACCCAGCGCCAGGGCCGCTACGTGATCCCGGTCCGGGCCGAGTACAAGGGGCAGGTGGAGGGCATCGTCCACGACCAGTCCTCCAGCGGCGCCACCCTCTTCATCGAGCCCCTGAAGGTGGTCCAGCAGAACAACGCGGTGCGGGAACTGGAGCTCCAGGAGGAAAAGGAGATCCGCCGCATCCTCACCGAGCTGACCGAGCTCATCGCGGACGAAGCCATCTACCTGCGGCGGAATTTCCAGATCCTGGCCGAGCTGGACTTCATCTTCGCCCGGGCCCGCTATGCCTTCGCCCTGGAGGCCACCGTGCCGGAGATGGTGCCGTGGCGTCCGGTGGCAGAAGCGGGCGACGATGGCCAGGTGGAATTCCAGCATCCGGGCTCGGTGATCGACCTGCGTCGCGCCCGGCACCCCCTGCTGGATCCGGAGCGGGTGGTGCCCATCGACGTCTACCTGGACGATGAAACCTACATCATCGTCATCACCGGCCCCAACACCGGCGGCAAGACGGTTACCCTGAAGACGGTGGGGCTGCTGGCCCTGATGGCCCAGTCTGGCCTGATGTTGCCCGTGGAGCCGGGCAGCAAGCTCAGCGTCTTCGAAGGCATCTACGCCGATATCGGCGACGAACAGAGCATCGAACAGAATCTGAGCACCTTCAGCAGCCACATGACCCACATCATCGAGATCCTGGAGGAGGCCGACCCCCGCAGCCTGGTCCTCCTGGATGAAGTGGGGGCCGGCACCGACCCGGATGAGGGCTCGGCCCTGGCCATGGCCTTGCTGGACAACCTGCGCGATCGGGGCATCACCACCTTTGCCACCACCCACTACAGCGACCTGAAGCTGTACGCCCACAACACGCCGGGGGTGCGCAACGCTTCGGTGGAGTTCGACGTCGAGACCCTCAGCCCCACCTACGAGCTGAGCATCGGCCTGCCCGGCCGATCCAACGCCTTGACCATCGCCCGGCGGCTGGGGCTCAACCCGGTCATCGTGGACCGGGCCGAGACCATGGTGCGGCCAGACGCCCTGCAGGCTGAAGCCCTGCTGGATGACATCAAGCGGGCCCGGCAGGAGGCTCTCCAGGCCAGCGAACGGGCTCGGGAACGGGAACGCCAGATCCAGGCCCTGGAGGCCGACCTGCGCTACCAGCTAGCCCAGATCGAAGAGGCCCGCCGCAGCGTCATCGCCGAGACCCGGGCCCAGATGCAGGCGGAGCTGGAGGAAGTACGCCAGGAAGTGGAGCAGATCCGCCGCCGGCTGGCCCAGGGCGGTTCCCTGGGGGGCGCGCACCAGGAGTTCCTGGCCCGGGCCCAGCAGACGCTGAGCACTCGCCAGCGCAGCCACGGCGAAGTCGACCCCCAGGTCATCGTCCCGGGCAACGCCGAAGAGCGGCTGGCCGGCCCCATCGAGGTAGGCGACCGGGTATGGGTGCCCAGCCTCCAGGCCAGCGGCGAAGTCCTCTCCGTCAACCCCCGGGCCGACGAGGCGGAGGTCCAGCTGGGCAATTTCCGGCTGAAGCTGCCCATGAAGCGCCTGGAGCTGCGCCAGAAGGCCGTGCGGGAGAGCGCCCCGGCCCCCAAAGTCCGAGTTCAGGCCGGTGCCGTCCACGAGAGCCCGGGCATGGAGTTCGACATGCGCGGGGAGCGGGTTGAGGAGGGGCTGGAGAAGCTGGACCGCTATCTGGACAGCGCCTACCTGGCCCGGTTGCCCTGGGTGCGCATCATCCACGGCAAGGGGACCGGCGCCCTGCGGGATGCCGTACGGGCCATGCTGCGGGAGCACCCGGTTGTCGGGGAATTTCGTGCCGGCGATCTGGGCGAGGGTGGCGACGGCGTGACCGTGGTCAAGCTGATCGACGAGGGCTCGTAG
- the era gene encoding GTPase Era gives MPADHRSGFVAVIGRPNVGKSTLFNRLLGQKIAITSPKPQTTRDQVLGILTREDTQIIFLDTPGIHQPRHKLGEYMVTVATETIEDADVVLWLVDINVPPTEEDQQIGTLLHQLQQKGTLPPLVLGGNKLDLFQGDEGALAVRLDAYASLLPWLAQGEEPLRRVALSALTGAGVDELVALLRELLPLGPRYYPADQVTDLQTRFIVAELIRERALHLLQQEVPHSIAVVVDEFVPRSENLTYISAVIYVERPSQKGIVLGEGGRMIRRIGQEARREIEELLGTRVYLELWVKVWEKWRRRENMLRRLGYATRS, from the coding sequence CTGCCCGCAGACCATCGCAGCGGTTTTGTGGCTGTCATCGGCCGGCCCAACGTGGGCAAATCCACCCTGTTCAACCGGCTCCTGGGGCAGAAGATCGCCATCACCAGCCCCAAGCCCCAGACCACCCGGGATCAGGTCCTGGGCATCTTGACCCGGGAAGACACCCAGATCATCTTTCTGGACACCCCCGGCATCCATCAGCCCCGGCACAAGCTGGGCGAGTACATGGTCACCGTGGCCACCGAAACCATCGAAGATGCCGACGTGGTTCTCTGGCTGGTGGATATCAACGTGCCGCCGACCGAGGAGGACCAGCAGATCGGGACGTTGCTCCATCAGCTGCAACAGAAGGGCACCCTGCCGCCCCTGGTGCTGGGCGGCAACAAGCTGGACCTGTTCCAGGGCGACGAGGGCGCGCTGGCCGTTCGCCTGGACGCGTACGCGTCGCTGTTGCCCTGGCTGGCCCAGGGCGAAGAACCCCTGCGGCGGGTGGCCCTCAGCGCCCTGACCGGCGCCGGCGTGGACGAGCTGGTGGCGCTGTTGCGGGAGCTCCTGCCCCTGGGGCCCCGATATTACCCGGCGGATCAGGTCACCGATTTGCAGACCCGCTTCATCGTGGCCGAGCTCATCCGAGAGCGGGCCCTGCACCTGCTCCAGCAGGAAGTGCCCCACAGCATCGCGGTGGTGGTGGACGAATTCGTGCCCCGCAGCGAGAACCTGACCTACATTTCGGCCGTCATTTATGTGGAGCGCCCCAGCCAGAAGGGCATCGTCCTGGGGGAAGGCGGCCGCATGATCCGGCGCATCGGCCAGGAGGCCCGCCGGGAGATCGAGGAGCTGTTGGGCACCCGGGTCTACCTGGAGCTGTGGGTGAAGGTGTGGGAGAAGTGGCGCCGGCGGGAGAACATGCTGCGTCGGCTGGGCTACGCCACCCGGTCGTGA